A single genomic interval of Lathyrus oleraceus cultivar Zhongwan6 chromosome 7, CAAS_Psat_ZW6_1.0, whole genome shotgun sequence harbors:
- the LOC127108234 gene encoding uncharacterized protein LOC127108234 isoform X6, with protein MASAQCYKTCEQSCQQKAHHNHQQQHSSIGQKVTDLFKGHHNDGTQTKTEYYSETDVIYQPGYVAKNQSNTCNRHNHAATATTVVTGTTVAKCQGRNRKEKRNMFQRIKDGISGHSSGSSSDECDSDNENRRHRKNCN; from the exons ATGGCCTCTGCTCAGTGCTACAAAACCTGCGAACAAAGCTGCCAACAGAAAGCCCACCATAACCACCAGCAACAACATAGCTCAATCGGACAGAAGGTAACCGACTTGTTCAAAGGACACCACAATGATGGAACACAAACCAAAACCGAATACTATAGCGAGACAGATGTGATTTATCAACCTGGATATGTTGCCAAAAATCAAAGCAACACGTGCAACCGTCACAATCACGCCGCTACTGCCACCACCGTTGTTACCGGCACCACTGTGGCAAAATGCCAAGGCAGAAACAGGAAAGAGAAGAGAAACATGTTCCAGAGGATCAAGGATGGCATATCAGGTCACAGCAGTGGCAGTAGCAGTGATGAGTGTGACAGCGACAATGAGAATCGTCGCCACAGGAAG AACTGCAATTGA
- the LOC127108235 gene encoding uncharacterized protein LOC127108235 — MKKKFEGNARVKRSHLQALCREFETLEMRSSEGVIEYFSRVMTVANKMRIYKEDMSDVKVVEKILRSLIEKFNYIVCYIEESKDIDDLSIDELQSSLIVHEQKFQRHIGKEQALKVTYEAGRGRGQVG; from the coding sequence ATGAAGAAAAAGTTTGAAGGAAATGCAAGGGTCAAAAGGTCTCATCTTCAAGCTCTCTGCAGAGAATTTGAAACTCTTGAGATGAGATCTAGTGAAGGTGTAATAGAATACTTCTCTAGGGTCATGACAGTGGCCAATAAAATGCGAATATACAAGGAGGATATGTCAGACGTTAAAGTGGTTGAAAAGATTTTACGCTCTTTAATTGAGAAGTTTAACTATATTGTTTGTTATATTGAAGAGTCAAAGGACATCGATGATCTTTCTATCGATGAGTTACAAAGCTCATTAATAGTGCATGAGCAGAAGTTCCAAAGACACATTGGCAAAGAACAAGCCTTGAAAGTTACATATGAAGCAGGAAGAGGTCGTGGTCAAGTTGGTTAG
- the LOC127108236 gene encoding probable WRKY transcription factor 41, translating into MENECNWEQNTLINELIQGMDVAKRLKEELRTPYSLDTRDLQVQMILSSYEKALQILRYNESASKSQTVTPVITSLPQSPVSTNGSPLSEDFDATFQDRKEVKNKSKKRKVVPKCIDQIRVSCESGFEGPHEDGFNWRKYGQKDILSAKHPRSYYRCTFRNTQNCWATKQVQRSDEDPTIFDITYRGKHTCSQGNNAIVPYKPQDIKKQEKPHSQINDIHHAQQSQERFTNFSNTLTVKTDNLGNEEMARPFTFPSTSFGYTTQENHSWVPSTLENDSFLSSLFQTHLLSPATPESNYFSSPTFHMNDFDGFYNMPHSESDIPDMISTNTSVTNSPIPNFHFPLDPVEIDPNFPFNTSGFFS; encoded by the exons ATGGAGAATGAATGTAACTGGGAGCAAAACACACTCATCAATGAACTAATTCAGGGGATGGATGTGGCGAAGAGATTGAAGGAAGAGTTGAGAACACCGTATTCCCTCGACACAAGGGATTTGCAGGTGCAGATGATACTATCTTCTTACGAAAAGGCTCTGCAAATTCTACGATATAATGAATCAGCTTCTAAGTCGCAGACTGTGACTCCAGTCATAACTTCTTTACCTCAGTCCCCGGTGTCGACCAATGGGAGTCCGCTGAGCGAAGACTTTGATGCGACCTTTCAAGATCGCAAAGAAGTTAAAAACAAATCGAAGAAAAG AAAGGTTGTGCCCAAATGTATTGATCAGATAAGAGTGAGCTGTGAAAGTGGCTTTGAAGGACCACATGAAGATGGCTTCAACTGGAGAAAATATGGTCAGAAAGACATCCTTAGTGCCAAACATCCAAG AAGCTACTATCGGTGCACCTTCCGCAACACACAGAACTGCTGGGCGACGAAGCAAGTGCAGAGATCAGACGAAGATCCGACAATATTTGACATAACTTACAGAGGAAAACATACTTGTTCTCAGGGAAACAATGCCATTGTGCCATACAAGCCACAAGACATTAAAAAACAAGAGAAACCACACAGTCAAATTAATGATATCCACCATGCACAACAATCACAAGAACGCTTTACAAACTTCAGCAACACCTTGACTGTAAAAACCGATAACCTGGGAAACGAAGAAATGGCACGTCCTTTCACCTTCCCTTCCACTTCATTTGGATACACAACGCAAGAAAACCACAGCTGGGTTCCTTCAACCTTAGAGAACGATTCTTTCTTGAGCAGCCTGTTCCAAACACACTTGTTATCTCCAGCAACACCAGAATCAAACTATTTCTCATCTCCAACTTTCCACATGAACGATTTTGATGGGTTCTATAACATGCCTCATTCAGAATCTGACATTCCAGATATGATTTCCACCAACACGTCAGTCACAAATTCTCCAATTCCCAATTTTCATTTTCCACTTGATCCAGTGGAAATTGATCCCAATTTCCCTTTCAATACTTCAGGATTTTTCTCCTAA
- the LOC127108238 gene encoding uncharacterized protein LOC127108238: MASAINLPVLSLCKPPKFIISSTRFSQRDYQLSSVRTSIESKSYRKRSVTVSVLPLGVDPWAPSIDSQSIASQLFAFSLFPYIGFLYFLTKSKTSPNLTLFGFYFLLAFVGATIPAGIYAKVHYGTSLSNVDWLHGGAESLLTLTNLFIVLGLRDGIRKAGNSEENMPTPDPGLNEEK, translated from the exons ATGGCTTCTGCTATAAACTTACCCGTTTTATCCCTCTGTAAACCCCCCAAATTTATCATCTCTTCAACGCGCTTTTCCCAACGTGATTATCAATTAAGCAGCGTCCGAACAAGCATTGAATCAAAAAGTTACAGAAAGAGATCGGTAACCGTCTCTGTGTTGCCACTGGGCGTTGATCCATGGGCACCTTCCATTGATTCACAGAGTATCGCTTCTCAACTATTCGCGTTTTCTTTGTTCCCTTACATTGGTTTCTTGTACTTTCTTACCAAATCCAAAACTTCCCCTAACCTCACACTCTTCGGTTTCTACTTTCTGCTTGCGTTTGTTGGTGCTACAA TTCCAGCTGGAATTTATG CTAAGGTACATTATGGAACTTCTTTGTCCAATGTGGATTGGTTACATGGTGGAGCTGAGTCCCTTCTCACTCTCACTAACTTGTTCATTGTGTTGGGTTTGAGAGATGGCATCAGAAAAGCTGGAAATTCGGAGGAAAACATGCCCACTCCCGACCCAGGATTGAATGAGGAGAAGTAA
- the LOC127101937 gene encoding uncharacterized protein LOC127101937 — protein sequence MKQKYQGSTKVKRAQLQALRKEFEMLVMKEGEKIDSFISRTLMVVNKMKVNGEDMKQSTVVGKILRSLTLKFNYVVCSIEESNDIDDMIVNELHGSLLVQEQRMQGSQGEEQALRISYDDKPRRGRGSFRGGRGRGRGRSSMNKATVQFFKCHQLGHFQYECPDWEKNANYAEHVEE from the coding sequence ATGAAACAAAAGTACCAGGGATCCACCAAAGTAAAGAGAGCGCAGCTCCAGGCATTGAGGAAGGAGTTTGAAATGCTAGTTATGAAAGAAGGAGAAAAGATCGATAGCTTCATTTCACGAACCCTCATGGTGGTAAATAAAATGAAAGTGAATGGAGAAGATATGAAGCAAAGCACAGTGGTGGGTAAGATTTTGAGATCTTTGACTCTCAAATTCAATTATGTTGTATGTTCAATTGAGGAGTCAAATGACAtagatgatatgattgttaaTGAGCTTCATGGAAGTTTACTTGTTCAAGAGCAAAGAATGCAGGGGAGTCAGGGGGAAGAGCAAGCACTAAGAATTTCTTATGACGACAAGCCACGACGGGGTAGAGGCTCATTTCGAGGGGGTCGAGGTAGAGGAAGAGGGAGGTCATCTATGAATAAAGCCACTGTACAATTCTTCAAATGTCATCAGTTGGGACATTTTCAATATGAGTGTCCTGATTGGGAGAAAAATGCTAACTACGCCGAACATGTAGAAGAATGA